A window of the Verrucomicrobiia bacterium genome harbors these coding sequences:
- a CDS encoding FAD-linked oxidase C-terminal domain-containing protein, with the protein MSLSAEHLHALQAIVGPQNVLTKKEDLIPYAFDGTAAMLQMPGCVAFVESTDHIVALLKYANTKRLPVVTRGSGTGLSGGSLPSPECIVMCTVRMDKILEVDEANLTILVEPGITTVKVAEAAEKVGLFYPPDPGSMRISTIGGNVAENSGGLRGLKYGVTRNYVMGLEVVLPDGEILWTGNKCVKDVAGYSLRDLFIGSEGTLGVITKVLLRLIPKPQTKKTMVATFARMDQAAEAVSAIIAAKIIPCTLEFLDRMTIHCVEDYAKIGLPLNCEALLLIETDGHPAVVAEEAEKMEAKCRECGCLEVIVAKDDAEATRLASARRSAFSALARVSPTTILEDATVPRSELGRMIRFVEAIAKKYNLRVGTFGHMGDGNLHPTFLTDERNKDEMHRVEEAFKEIFEEAIRLGGTITGEHGIGMAKKSFLPKFAGDAQMRVMRELRKALDPHGTLNPGKMFD; encoded by the coding sequence ATGTCGCTCTCCGCTGAACATCTGCACGCCTTGCAGGCCATCGTCGGTCCGCAGAACGTCCTGACCAAGAAGGAAGACCTCATCCCTTACGCCTTCGATGGCACCGCCGCCATGCTTCAGATGCCCGGCTGCGTCGCCTTCGTGGAGAGCACCGACCACATCGTCGCCCTGCTGAAATACGCGAACACCAAACGTCTCCCCGTCGTCACCCGCGGTTCCGGCACCGGCCTCAGCGGCGGCAGCCTCCCTTCGCCCGAGTGCATCGTCATGTGTACCGTGCGCATGGATAAGATTCTCGAAGTGGACGAAGCCAATCTCACCATCCTCGTCGAGCCCGGCATCACCACCGTGAAGGTTGCTGAAGCCGCCGAGAAGGTCGGCCTCTTTTACCCGCCCGATCCCGGCTCCATGCGCATCTCCACCATCGGCGGCAATGTTGCTGAAAACTCCGGCGGGTTGCGCGGTTTGAAATACGGCGTCACGCGCAACTACGTCATGGGTCTCGAAGTCGTTTTACCCGATGGCGAAATCCTCTGGACCGGCAACAAGTGTGTGAAAGACGTCGCCGGTTATTCGTTGCGCGATCTCTTCATCGGCTCGGAAGGCACGCTCGGCGTCATCACGAAAGTCCTGCTGCGCCTCATCCCGAAACCGCAGACGAAGAAAACGATGGTCGCCACCTTCGCGCGCATGGACCAGGCCGCCGAAGCCGTCTCCGCCATCATCGCCGCGAAGATCATTCCCTGCACCCTCGAATTCCTTGATCGCATGACCATCCATTGCGTGGAAGATTACGCGAAGATCGGCCTGCCGCTGAACTGCGAAGCGCTTTTGCTCATCGAGACGGATGGTCACCCCGCCGTCGTCGCCGAAGAAGCCGAGAAGATGGAAGCCAAGTGCCGCGAATGCGGTTGCCTGGAAGTCATCGTGGCGAAGGACGATGCCGAAGCCACCCGCCTCGCCAGTGCGCGTCGCTCCGCCTTCTCCGCGCTCGCCCGCGTCTCGCCTACTACCATCCTCGAAGACGCCACCGTCCCGCGCAGCGAACTCGGCCGCATGATCCGTTTCGTCGAAGCCATCGCCAAAAAATACAACCTGCGCGTCGGCACCTTCGGCCACATGGGCGATGGCAACCTGCACCCCACCTTCCTCACGGACGAGCGGAACAAAGACGAGATGCACCGCGTGGAAGAAGCCTTCAAAGAGATCTTCGAAGAAGCCATCCGCCTCGGCGGCACCATCACCGGCGAGCACGGCATCGGCATGGCCAAGAAATCCTTTCTGCCCAAATTCGCCGGCGACGCCCAGATGCGCGTCATGCGCGAACTCCGCAAAGCCCTCGACCCCCACGGCACCCTGAATCCCGGCAAAATGTTCGATTAG
- a CDS encoding response regulator, translating into MNEKQILLVEDNPDDVELTLRAFKKNHILNCLQVVTDGAEALDYLFGMGKFAGRDTSYQPTVILLDLKLPKVDGMEVLKAIRGDARTKLIPVVILTSSKEEVDIVNGYSNGANSYIRKPVEFEKFIEAVGQLGLYWLLLNEKPRG; encoded by the coding sequence ATGAACGAAAAACAGATATTGCTGGTGGAGGACAATCCGGATGACGTGGAGCTCACGCTCAGAGCGTTCAAGAAGAACCACATCCTGAACTGCCTGCAGGTGGTGACGGATGGCGCGGAGGCGCTGGACTATCTTTTCGGCATGGGGAAGTTCGCCGGGCGGGATACGAGCTATCAACCCACAGTCATTTTGTTGGATCTGAAGCTGCCGAAAGTGGATGGCATGGAAGTGTTGAAGGCCATCCGGGGAGATGCGCGTACCAAGCTGATACCGGTGGTCATCCTGACGTCATCCAAGGAGGAGGTGGACATCGTGAACGGTTACTCGAACGGGGCGAACAGTTATATCCGCAAGCCGGTGGAGTTCGAGAAGTTCATCGAGGCAGTGGGGCAGTTGGGGTTGTATTGGTTGCTGTTGAATGAGAAGCCGAGAGGATAA
- a CDS encoding CPBP family intramembrane glutamic endopeptidase, with translation MPWPPSPLIGSLVVIAAYMLVRSAIYELFPVTTQESWFLRDAIVCIPRLLALVALLYLNRTWRVARMDFPLKGLGRTILWSIAPLALWTFYFSGSKGDSFVPWMIAVGFITSMIVGLFEEYAFRGPLLTTLHQQLGYVGSILISSFLFALFHLQAQPFSHCLMILLTGIILANLRLRGIGLGWLALLHGLIDASAFLFHTQSADALGLHGLAVHAGLLVLALISYPRAIFTQPAFHP, from the coding sequence ATGCCTTGGCCACCCTCACCACTCATCGGCTCCCTCGTGGTGATCGCTGCCTACATGCTCGTCCGCTCCGCCATCTACGAACTTTTTCCCGTCACCACCCAGGAAAGCTGGTTCTTGCGTGATGCCATCGTATGCATCCCTCGCCTGCTCGCTCTGGTCGCACTCCTCTACCTGAACCGCACTTGGCGCGTCGCCCGCATGGATTTCCCATTGAAAGGCTTGGGCCGTACCATCCTCTGGAGCATCGCTCCCCTCGCCCTCTGGACTTTCTATTTCAGCGGCAGCAAAGGCGACTCCTTTGTCCCTTGGATGATCGCCGTCGGCTTCATCACCAGCATGATTGTTGGACTCTTTGAGGAATACGCCTTTCGCGGCCCCTTGCTCACCACCCTGCACCAGCAATTGGGTTATGTGGGTAGCATTCTGATAAGCAGTTTCCTGTTCGCGCTTTTCCACCTGCAAGCCCAGCCCTTCTCCCACTGCCTGATGATCCTCCTCACCGGCATCATCCTAGCCAATCTACGTCTGCGCGGCATCGGCCTCGGCTGGCTCGCCCTGTTGCACGGCTTAATCGACGCCTCCGCGTTTCTCTTCCACACTCAAAGCGCCGATGCCTTGGGCCTGCACGGCCTGGCTGTTCATGCTGGTCTGCTCGTCCTCGCCCTCATCAGCTACCCCCGCGCCATCTTCACCCAACCCGCCTTCCATCCCTGA
- a CDS encoding aquaporin → MCWSSKAALAELMGTFALVFAGCGAIMINQVSGGTITHPGIALSFGFIVLALIYTLGDISGAHLNPAVTLNFWLAGRFEKSAVLPYITAQVAGALLASLTLKFLFPSHPTLGATLPTGSPLQSFVLEFIMTWLLMLVILSVSTGAKEKGVTAGIAIGSVVALEAMFGGPVSGASMNPARSLAPALISGNLQHLWVYLLAPSLGAALAILSCRLIREPGCCAGCCATPASTLPKN, encoded by the coding sequence CTGTGTTGGTCTTCAAAGGCCGCCCTCGCCGAACTCATGGGCACCTTTGCCCTCGTCTTCGCCGGTTGCGGCGCGATCATGATCAATCAAGTTTCCGGCGGCACCATCACCCACCCCGGCATCGCCCTCTCCTTCGGATTCATCGTCCTTGCCCTCATCTACACCTTGGGCGATATCTCCGGCGCACATCTCAATCCCGCTGTCACCCTAAACTTCTGGCTCGCCGGTCGTTTCGAAAAATCCGCCGTGCTGCCCTATATCACCGCCCAAGTTGCCGGCGCTTTGCTCGCGAGTCTGACTTTAAAATTCCTCTTCCCATCGCATCCGACTCTCGGCGCCACTTTGCCCACCGGCTCACCGCTCCAATCCTTCGTGCTCGAATTCATCATGACATGGCTTCTCATGCTGGTGATCCTCAGCGTCTCCACCGGCGCGAAAGAAAAAGGAGTCACCGCCGGAATCGCCATCGGCTCCGTCGTCGCCTTGGAAGCCATGTTCGGCGGCCCCGTCTCCGGCGCATCGATGAATCCAGCCCGTTCTCTCGCCCCCGCATTGATCAGCGGGAATTTACAGCACCTCTGGGTTTACCTCTTGGCACCCTCATTAGGAGCCGCATTGGCCATATTAAGCTGCCGCCTCATCCGCGAACCGGGCTGCTGCGCAGGTTGTTGCGCGACTCCCGCATCCACACTCCCTAAGAACTGA
- a CDS encoding four helix bundle suffix domain-containing protein, which translates to MTATPEDHTFIPAHGHYRTLLSYQKAEIAYDITFRFCQRFLSKGDRTIDQSIQAARSGKQNIAEGTHASGTSKETELKLINVARSSLEELLLDYEDYLRVRDLRHWEKNSKESLYVRKLGNKPNTTYTAYREFCETRPLEVIANIALCIIHQTNYLLDQQIRRLEKDFVKQGGLRERMTKVRLNYRNKPA; encoded by the coding sequence ATGACCGCCACTCCTGAAGACCACACCTTCATCCCTGCGCATGGCCATTACCGCACTTTACTTTCCTACCAAAAAGCTGAGATCGCCTATGACATCACTTTTCGCTTTTGCCAACGCTTTCTGAGCAAAGGTGACCGAACCATAGACCAGAGTATCCAAGCCGCTCGTTCTGGAAAACAGAACATTGCCGAAGGCACCCACGCCTCCGGCACCTCCAAAGAAACGGAACTCAAGCTCATCAATGTCGCCCGTTCCAGCCTCGAAGAACTCTTGCTGGACTATGAAGACTATCTCCGGGTCCGCGACCTCAGGCACTGGGAGAAGAACTCCAAGGAATCCCTTTACGTTCGTAAACTTGGAAATAAACCCAATACCACCTATACAGCCTATCGCGAATTCTGCGAAACCCGCCCTCTTGAGGTTATCGCTAATATCGCCCTCTGTATCATCCACCAGACCAATTACCTCCTCGACCAGCAAATCCGCCGTCTGGAAAAAGATTTCGTGAAGCAAGGCGGTCTCCGGGAACGCATGACCAAAGTCCGGCTCAACTATCGGAATAAACCGGCATGA
- a CDS encoding metalloregulator ArsR/SmtB family transcription factor, with product MKLAKLHGLLADETRLRILNLLIQGPLCVCHFQDVLGEPQVKISKHLSALRTNGLVTNRRHKNWVIYELVEKPGKTIRSQLDALAENAKSEPVFQRDLKRLNKVSNKADEIVSACCS from the coding sequence ATGAAGCTTGCGAAGCTCCACGGCCTGCTGGCCGATGAAACCCGCCTGCGCATCCTGAATCTTTTGATCCAGGGTCCACTCTGCGTCTGCCATTTCCAAGATGTGCTCGGCGAACCGCAGGTGAAGATCTCCAAGCACCTCTCCGCCCTGCGCACCAACGGCCTCGTCACCAACCGCCGACACAAAAACTGGGTCATCTACGAACTGGTTGAAAAACCCGGTAAAACCATCCGCTCCCAGCTAGACGCCCTCGCCGAGAACGCGAAATCCGAACCCGTTTTCCAACGCGACCTGAAGCGCCTTAACAAAGTCAGCAACAAAGCCGACGAGATCGTCTCCGCCTGCTGCTCCTGA
- a CDS encoding MOSC domain-containing protein translates to MPHIVEILIASAPDAPMTPSDSVRVIPGRGLVGDRYYVGNGTFSPHPQKPDFEITLIQQEHIEAFASTTGIPFTSRDARRNLVTTGMDLNTLVGQEFMVGSVKLRGLRLCEPCNYLAKQTHPEVLRGLVHKGGLRAQILTEGEIHVGNILKFPLHTS, encoded by the coding sequence ATGCCCCACATCGTCGAAATCCTCATCGCCTCCGCACCTGACGCTCCCATGACGCCGAGCGACTCAGTGCGAGTCATCCCCGGTCGCGGCTTGGTTGGCGATCGCTATTACGTCGGCAACGGCACCTTCTCCCCACATCCACAAAAGCCTGATTTCGAGATCACCCTCATCCAGCAGGAACACATCGAAGCCTTCGCCTCCACTACCGGCATCCCCTTCACCTCCCGCGATGCCCGCCGCAATCTCGTCACTACTGGCATGGATTTAAACACCCTCGTTGGCCAAGAGTTCATGGTCGGCTCCGTGAAACTGCGCGGCCTCCGCCTCTGCGAACCCTGCAACTACCTCGCCAAACAAACGCATCCCGAAGTCCTCCGCGGCCTCGTCCACAAAGGCGGCTTACGCGCCCAGATCCTCACGGAAGGTGAAATACACGTTGGGAATATCCTAAAATTTCCTCTTCATACTTCATAA
- a CDS encoding PAS domain S-box protein, with product MSVQAHNIPQADAATEVKRLQAELAEANLRWQRLAAEYSTNEARQRTLARLTHQLSGTRDETEAARLLECACRDLFHYDAFLLDAYDEDWNVVKNTLCLDTVDGVRQEVAPAFTNREPGALALKVIKEGPQLILRKPESLMDEGLQPFGDKARRSMSLMFAPVRNGGKVLGTLTVQSYRLNAYMQSDLDLLQVTADLCGGAFDRIRTEMELHAREQQYHEIVESTQEGVWVTDASGVTTFVNRRMAEMMGYEVEDMLGRTSFDFMFPENQQRPSNLEEERRKPHRQLDLRLRRKDGAELWVLVTANPMLDPGGKFSGTVGLLTDITERKRVEEELKESDARFHSFMDNLTGFAFIKDHEGRYLFVNSEWERTFGRRLAEIKGLSDTDLFPQAPAAVYQGSDVQLRAKKQPIQMLETIYHGAEPREYLVNKFLVPGDREGEEFIGGIAVDVTERIRMQQQLRAAEARSTAILNSALDAVVTIDEQGCVIEFNPAAERMFGYKSADVIGQRMGDLIVPEELRERHQQALEQCARTGEAKILGRLIELPAVRADGTRFPAELTINKVEHGPKLMFTGFIRDISARKEAEQEIRQLNATLERRVEERTKELEVTNKELESFCYSVSHDLRAPLRAIDGFSQALEEDYAAMLDASGKNYLDRVRKATKRMAVLIDDLLELSRITRAELKMMDVDLTQMARQVKEELENGQPDRTVEWVIAPEMRVWGDPRLLRVALDNLLGNAWKFTRKKEKPRIEFGLMQQKGSTVYFVQDNGAGFDMNYAGKLFGAFQRLHSAEEYEGTGVGLANVQRVIHRHGGNIRAEARVNEGASFYFTLSEPEKRA from the coding sequence ATGAGTGTCCAGGCGCACAACATTCCACAGGCGGATGCCGCAACCGAGGTCAAACGTTTGCAGGCGGAATTGGCGGAGGCGAACCTGCGCTGGCAAAGGCTGGCGGCAGAGTATTCAACGAATGAAGCCCGGCAGCGCACGCTGGCGCGGTTGACGCATCAGCTTTCGGGAACGCGGGATGAGACGGAGGCAGCGCGGCTGCTGGAATGCGCCTGCCGCGACCTGTTTCATTACGATGCCTTTCTCCTGGATGCCTACGACGAGGATTGGAACGTGGTGAAGAACACGCTCTGCCTGGACACTGTCGATGGCGTCCGTCAGGAGGTTGCTCCCGCGTTCACAAACAGGGAGCCGGGGGCCTTGGCGCTGAAAGTGATCAAGGAGGGGCCGCAGTTGATCCTTCGCAAGCCGGAATCGCTGATGGATGAGGGTTTGCAACCTTTTGGTGACAAGGCGCGCCGGTCCATGTCGCTCATGTTCGCGCCGGTGCGCAATGGCGGAAAAGTGTTGGGGACGCTTACGGTGCAGAGCTACCGGTTGAACGCCTATATGCAGTCGGACCTGGATCTGTTGCAGGTGACGGCGGATCTTTGCGGAGGGGCATTCGACCGCATCCGCACGGAGATGGAGCTGCATGCGCGCGAGCAGCAGTATCACGAGATCGTGGAATCCACACAGGAAGGTGTGTGGGTGACGGATGCCTCCGGAGTCACCACGTTCGTCAACCGCCGGATGGCGGAGATGATGGGGTATGAGGTGGAGGACATGCTGGGCAGGACGTCTTTCGATTTCATGTTTCCGGAGAACCAGCAGAGGCCGTCGAATTTGGAGGAAGAGAGGCGCAAACCGCACCGGCAACTGGATCTGCGTTTGCGCCGCAAGGACGGTGCAGAGCTGTGGGTGCTGGTGACGGCGAATCCTATGCTTGATCCGGGAGGCAAGTTCTCCGGTACGGTGGGGTTGCTGACGGACATCACGGAGCGCAAGCGGGTGGAGGAGGAGTTGAAGGAATCAGATGCGCGATTCCACTCATTCATGGACAATCTGACGGGGTTCGCCTTTATCAAGGATCATGAGGGGCGCTATTTGTTTGTGAACAGCGAGTGGGAGCGCACTTTCGGAAGACGTCTGGCGGAGATCAAAGGGCTGTCCGATACGGACCTGTTTCCACAGGCACCGGCCGCTGTGTATCAAGGCAGCGATGTCCAGTTGCGGGCAAAAAAGCAGCCGATCCAGATGCTGGAGACCATCTATCATGGGGCGGAGCCACGAGAATATCTGGTGAACAAGTTTCTGGTGCCGGGCGATCGGGAGGGCGAGGAATTTATCGGCGGCATCGCGGTGGATGTGACGGAGCGAATACGGATGCAGCAGCAGCTCAGGGCTGCGGAAGCGAGATCGACAGCCATCTTGAATTCGGCCCTGGATGCGGTGGTTACGATCGATGAGCAGGGCTGTGTCATCGAGTTCAATCCGGCGGCGGAAAGGATGTTCGGTTATAAGAGTGCAGATGTGATCGGACAGCGCATGGGTGATCTGATCGTGCCGGAGGAGTTGCGTGAACGACATCAGCAGGCGCTGGAACAGTGTGCGCGTACGGGCGAGGCGAAAATTTTAGGGCGATTGATTGAGTTGCCAGCAGTGCGGGCGGACGGGACGCGATTCCCGGCGGAGCTGACGATCAACAAGGTGGAGCATGGGCCAAAACTGATGTTCACCGGGTTCATCCGTGACATCTCGGCGCGCAAGGAGGCCGAGCAGGAGATCAGGCAGTTGAATGCCACACTGGAGCGGCGGGTGGAGGAGCGGACAAAGGAATTGGAGGTCACGAACAAGGAACTGGAGTCTTTCTGCTATTCGGTCTCGCATGACTTGAGAGCTCCTTTGCGGGCGATCGACGGGTTCAGCCAGGCTTTGGAGGAGGATTACGCAGCGATGCTCGATGCGTCGGGGAAGAATTATCTGGACCGTGTGCGCAAGGCGACGAAGCGCATGGCGGTGCTGATCGATGACCTGCTGGAATTGTCCCGCATCACGCGGGCGGAATTGAAGATGATGGATGTGGACCTGACACAGATGGCGCGCCAGGTGAAAGAAGAGCTGGAGAACGGCCAGCCAGATCGCACGGTGGAGTGGGTGATCGCCCCGGAGATGAGGGTGTGGGGTGATCCGAGGCTGTTGCGCGTGGCGCTGGATAATCTGCTGGGCAACGCGTGGAAGTTCACGCGTAAAAAAGAGAAGCCGCGTATCGAGTTCGGCCTCATGCAGCAGAAGGGGAGCACAGTCTACTTTGTGCAGGATAACGGGGCGGGTTTTGACATGAATTATGCGGGCAAGCTGTTCGGGGCTTTCCAGCGGCTGCATAGCGCGGAGGAGTATGAGGGCACGGGAGTTGGGCTTGCGAATGTGCAGCGAGTGATCCATCGTCATGGGGGAAACATCAGGGCGGAGGCAAGGGTCAACGAAGGGGCCTCATTTTATTTCACACTATCAGAACCGGAGAAAAGGGCATGA
- a CDS encoding DUF1501 domain-containing protein: MKPTAKYLAEHTARPEDFIVNRRQFLNRFGMGMGVLGLAGLMADDLLLGRSMQAANISPLAPKAPPLPAKAKAVVHIFAQGAPSHVDTWDPKPALTANDGKDLPGLNGVGLASPFKFEKKGKSGIEVSEVFPNIGEHVDSMAVIRSMWTNIPSHEVATVMMNTGSLRLPKPSMGSWVLYGLGSVNQNMPGYISLRPGGVPPGGTQNWQSSFLPGVFQGTSINTSSQRVEDLIENIKNQYASQTEQRRQLDLIHKLNYMHSQNLQKDIQLEARLEAYEMAFKMQTEATDAFDISKEPQNIRDMYGNTAQGRQMLIARRLIERGVRFVQAWQGGWDHHQDLADRLAAKAREVDQPVGAFLKDMKQRGLLDSTLVVWGGEFGRTVTRDRNGNADPGRDHNSRAFSTWLAGGGVKGGTIYGATDEFGARAVENKVHIHDLHATILGLLGFDHEKLTYRYNGRDFRLTDNFGVPVKGIMA; encoded by the coding sequence ATGAAGCCAACTGCCAAGTATCTCGCGGAGCACACCGCCCGTCCTGAGGATTTCATCGTGAACCGGCGCCAGTTCCTGAACCGGTTCGGCATGGGCATGGGTGTCTTAGGGCTCGCGGGGTTGATGGCGGATGATCTTCTTCTGGGGAGATCCATGCAGGCGGCCAACATATCGCCGCTCGCGCCGAAGGCTCCGCCGTTGCCGGCGAAGGCGAAGGCGGTGGTGCATATCTTCGCGCAAGGTGCGCCGTCGCACGTGGATACGTGGGATCCGAAACCGGCGCTCACGGCGAATGACGGCAAGGATCTGCCAGGGCTCAATGGCGTGGGTCTGGCGTCGCCGTTCAAGTTCGAGAAGAAGGGCAAATCGGGCATCGAGGTGAGCGAGGTGTTTCCGAACATCGGCGAGCATGTGGACAGCATGGCGGTGATCCGCTCGATGTGGACGAATATTCCTTCACACGAGGTGGCAACGGTGATGATGAATACGGGGTCGCTGCGTCTCCCGAAACCGAGCATGGGTTCGTGGGTGCTCTATGGGTTGGGCAGTGTGAACCAGAACATGCCGGGCTACATCTCGTTGCGTCCGGGTGGTGTGCCGCCGGGTGGCACGCAGAATTGGCAGTCTTCCTTCCTGCCGGGCGTGTTCCAAGGGACGAGCATCAATACTTCTTCGCAACGCGTGGAAGATCTCATCGAGAACATCAAGAACCAGTATGCTTCTCAGACCGAACAGCGGCGGCAACTCGATCTCATCCATAAGCTGAATTACATGCACAGCCAGAATCTCCAGAAGGACATCCAACTGGAGGCGCGGCTGGAGGCGTATGAGATGGCGTTCAAGATGCAGACGGAGGCGACGGATGCTTTCGACATCTCGAAGGAGCCGCAGAACATCCGCGACATGTATGGCAACACGGCGCAGGGGCGGCAGATGCTCATCGCGCGCCGGTTGATCGAACGCGGTGTGCGTTTCGTGCAGGCATGGCAGGGCGGCTGGGATCATCATCAGGATTTGGCGGATCGCCTGGCAGCGAAGGCGCGTGAGGTGGATCAGCCGGTGGGCGCTTTCTTAAAGGATATGAAGCAGCGCGGATTGCTGGACAGCACGTTGGTGGTGTGGGGCGGTGAGTTTGGTCGCACGGTGACGCGGGATCGTAATGGCAATGCGGATCCGGGGCGCGATCATAACAGTCGTGCTTTCAGCACTTGGCTCGCAGGTGGTGGTGTGAAGGGCGGCACGATCTATGGTGCGACGGATGAATTCGGTGCGCGCGCGGTGGAGAACAAGGTGCATATCCATGATCTGCACGCGACGATCCTCGGTCTCTTGGGCTTCGATCACGAGAAGCTGACGTATCGCTACAATGGCCGCGATTTCCGCCTGACGGACAACTTCGGCGTGCCGGTGAAGGGGATCATGGCGTGA
- a CDS encoding HEAT repeat domain-containing protein gives MFVFWLIGAIAERHDPRVDGLALSDWLRHLNYEVLSPDTRTNRVWAAESVRKAGSEAVPLLLEYLAMDENSRSYKIKEKIAKVMRIDIMHPIYQRWDAVTAFKILGTNGQAAVPQLILMLEDTNRMEYAAMCLGWVRAPGALMIFTNLLNEADVEKRKTGLYGLGALGEAARPVSPQIIAMAQNETNYITRIVAIEALSEIGPAEQVIPLLTQITKTDTNGTVRLYATRVVGSFYREPEKARTALKAAEQDKDQMVRDGAEIGLKALEEAIATEELRVIWRENYP, from the coding sequence GTGTTTGTTTTCTGGCTGATAGGGGCAATCGCCGAACGACATGACCCAAGGGTGGATGGTTTAGCGTTGAGCGACTGGTTGCGGCATCTGAACTATGAGGTGCTCTCGCCTGATACGCGGACGAACCGTGTGTGGGCTGCTGAGTCGGTGAGGAAGGCAGGTTCCGAGGCGGTCCCGCTGCTGCTGGAATATCTGGCGATGGATGAAAATTCCCGCAGTTATAAGATCAAGGAGAAGATCGCCAAGGTCATGCGCATCGACATCATGCATCCAATCTACCAGCGATGGGATGCGGTCACGGCTTTTAAGATATTGGGCACAAACGGTCAGGCTGCAGTGCCGCAGTTAATACTGATGCTGGAGGATACAAACCGGATGGAGTATGCGGCGATGTGTCTGGGGTGGGTGCGCGCTCCGGGAGCATTGATGATATTTACCAATCTTTTGAATGAGGCTGATGTGGAGAAACGCAAGACGGGTCTTTATGGTTTGGGTGCCTTGGGAGAGGCTGCGAGGCCGGTATCTCCACAGATCATTGCCATGGCGCAGAATGAAACGAACTATATCACCCGCATCGTCGCCATCGAGGCGCTGAGCGAAATCGGTCCGGCTGAGCAGGTCATACCATTGCTGACGCAAATAACGAAGACGGATACAAACGGCACAGTCCGCTTGTATGCAACGAGAGTTGTGGGGAGCTTCTATCGGGAGCCGGAGAAAGCTAGAACAGCTCTTAAGGCAGCAGAGCAGGACAAGGATCAGATGGTTCGTGATGGTGCCGAAATCGGGCTAAAAGCGCTGGAGGAAGCGATAGCAACGGAGGAGTTGAGAGTGATCTGGAGAGAAAACTACCCATGA